Proteins from one Rosa chinensis cultivar Old Blush chromosome 7, RchiOBHm-V2, whole genome shotgun sequence genomic window:
- the LOC112179136 gene encoding uncharacterized protein LOC112179136 translates to MENIELANEVESMTGALRQDQDYDQSIPPPKRVSRKAQWQASMSSKERDNYLTRRRANYHCHREQTSNCEDNIHVRKRMHLSHIWQMTDSGANQNATNATNSDDDVAVNEGTSENVVPQNDMSYNSGVAQVCRRQRRCKPHNCARNFHENIGIKKYHLPPPKTCPYCHARLFHHETKDICCLNGKTVIPPIQSPPEMVELFSAETPQGAHFRQNIRAYNHVFSFTSMGVHIDQSLATGGSTFTFRAQGSIYHKIGSLLPDEDNRPRFLQLYIYDTDHEVDNRMLENEALHRDVVENIQQILNRHNPFVHVFHHLA, encoded by the exons ATGGAAAACATAGAGCTAGCAAATGAAGTGGAATCAATGACCG GTGCTTTGCGACAAGATCAAGATTATGACCAAAGTATACCACCTCCTAAAAGAGTGAGTCGAAAAGCACAATGGCAGGCTTCAATGAGTTCAAAAGAACGAGATAATTATTTGACACGACGACgggccaattatcattgtcATCGCGAACAGACATCAAATTGTGAAGATAATATCCATGTTCGAAAGAGAATGCATTTAAGCCATATATGGCAGATGACTGATAGCGGAGCTAATCAGAATGCTACGAACGCTACAAACAGTGATGATGACGTAGCAGTCAATGAAG GAACCTCTGAAAATGTTGTTCCTCAAAATGACATGTCTTATAATAGCGGGGTTGCGCAAGTATGTCGTAGACAGAGACGATGCAAACCTCATAATTGTGCCCGAAATTTTCATGAAAATATTGGAATAAAAAAGTATCATTTGCCACCACCAAAGACATGTCCATATTGTCATGCCCGTCTGTTTCATCATGAAACCAAAGATATATGTTGCTTAAATGGGAAAACTGTCATTCCTCCAATTCAATCTCCTCCAGAAATGGTTGAGTTATTTTCTGCTGAAACTCCACAAGGTGCCCATTTTAGACAAAATATTCGTGCTTATAACCATGTGTTTTCGTTTACATCAATGGGTGTGCACATCGATCAAAGTTTAGCGACTGGTGGTAGTACTTTCACTTTTCGTGCTCAAGGATCCATATATCATAAGATAGGAAGTCTTCTACCAGATGAAGATAACAGACCAAGATTtctacaattgtatatatacgACACAGACCATGAAGTAGACAATCGTATGTTAGAGAATGAAGCATTGCATAGAGATGTGGTTGAGAACATACAACAAATCTTAAACCGACATAATCCATTTGTGCACGTATTTCATCATCTAGCTTGA